One window from the genome of Poecilia reticulata strain Guanapo linkage group LG9, Guppy_female_1.0+MT, whole genome shotgun sequence encodes:
- the ndc80 gene encoding kinetochore protein NDC80 homolog isoform X1, producing the protein MFGPRRTPYSGRKSRAGSRPSDMPMRVQDNNRMSMVYTTPQSKLPSFGKLSMSKPPSGTSERRTSFFGSRTSGASMPRNSTMAGFGGTEKIKDSRPLHDKSYVQQCIRQLHEFLTEQGYPGTLSAKTLQSPSTKEFVKMFEFIYRQLDPTFEMPKSKVEEEVPALLKALRYPFVLSKCSMYSVGAPHTWPQALGALIWLIDTVKISWSLSKQELLLSDFCEDTANIEEGAEYNKLFLDYMAETYSKFMLGEDDFEEEDEAFLTKLKRLYNVDEALLESMEEKHRFLSKELERLEKESQTDRLMTKRMEKVKLQADLKKLQSYRSKLETFTASLENKFSELTDELENTVSHLETLKHERNELQHLLQNQKFTPADVERINREKRELQQTIASLSKSLEDAEQHRWNEEIALAKVKERLDLKLAEYHKLARKLKLIPMSAENACGHDFEIRSFECGSGSGVQQKTQIKMLLRKLISDVEEEHSRFSNLKLGLEESCEQVNSNIVDKSNDLKQIRERIRKLDEQLDTDMQKLAREEQGWAAEVESAENHLKLLQKKVNVGYDEAVQELKGAQQQYHLELQETNEERRTVASNLVSVFATAATHLAITEKCMEDLHSKVQRICSKAIEEDEAEVQNLRELLKSFVSQANCL; encoded by the exons ATGTTTGGACCGAGGCGCACGCCGTATAG tggaaggaaaagccGAGCAGGCAGCCGACCATCAGACATGCCGATGAGAGTTCAAGACAACAACAGGATGAGTATGGTGTACACAACACCTCAAAG TAAACTGCCTTCCTTTGGAAAGCTCAGCATGTCCAAACCACCATCTGGGACCTCTGAAAGAAGAACCAGCTTCTTTGGTTCCCG AACTAGTGGTGCCAGCATGCCGCGCAACAGCACTATGGCTGGGTTTGGTGGAACTGAGAAGATTAAAGATTCCAGACCGCTCCATGATAAATCCTATGTTCAGCAATGCATCAGGCAGCTACACGAG ttcttGACAGAACAGGGTTACCCAGGAACGTTGTCGGCTAAAACACTGCAGTCGCCCTCCACCAAGGAGTTTGTAAAGATGTTTGAGTTCATCTACCGCCAGCTTGATCCAACGTTCGAGATGCCAAAGTCTAAAGTTGAAGAGGAGGTTCCAGCTCTGCTCAAAGCCTTAAG ATACCCGTTCGTTCTCTCCAAGTGCTCCATGTATTCGGTTGGAGCTCCGCACACGTGGCCCCAGGCTCTGGGTGCTCTCATATGGCTCATCGATACCGTCAAG ATCAGCTGGAGTTTGAGTAAGCAGGAGCTTCTGTTGAGCGACTTCTGTGAGGACACTGCCAATATTGAGGAAGGAGCTGAATATAACAAG CTTTTCCTTGACTACATGGCTGAAACCTACTCCAAGTTCATGCTTGGTGAAGATGATtttgaggaagaggatgaggcGTTCCTCACCAAACTGA AGCGACTTTACAACGTTGATGAGGCCCTGCTGGAATCGATGGAGGAGAAACACCGATTCCTCAGTAAGGAACTGGAGCGTCTAGAGAAAGAGAGTCAGACG GACCGTCTGATGACAAAGAGGATGGAGAAGGTGAAGCTGCAGGCGGACCTGAAGAAGCTGCAGAGTTATCGAAGCAAACTGGAGACATTTACAGCCAGTCTGGAGAACAAATTTTCTGAACTGACAGACGAACTGGAGAACACCG TCAGCCATTTGGAGACGCTGAAGCACGAGAGGAACGAGCTCCAGCACCTCTTGCAGAACCAAAAGTTTACTCCAGCTGATGTGGAGAGAATCAACAGGGAGAAGAGGGAACTTCAGCAGACCATCGCCAGTCTCAGCAAGTCGCTTGAAGACGCCGAACAGCACAGGTGGAATGAGGAAATCGCGCTGGCGAAAGTGAAGGAGAGG CTGGACCTGAAGTTGGCCGAGTACCACAAGCTGGCCCGGAAGCTGAAACTGATCCCAATGTCTGCGGAAAACGCTTGCGGTCATGACTTTGAGATCAGGTCATTTGAATGTGGATCTGGCAGTGGAGTTCAGCAAAAAACACAGATCAAG ATGCTTCTGAGGAAGCTGATCAGTGATGTGGAGGAAGAACACAGCCGATTTTCAAACCTGAAACTCGGCCTGGAAGAGTCTTGCGAACAA gtCAACTCTAACATTGTGGACAAGTCCAACGATCTAAAGCAGATCAGAGAGCGAATCCGTAAGCTGGACGAACAGCTGGACACCGATATGCAG AAGTTGGCCCGAGAGGAGCAGGGTTGGGCAGCAGAGGTGGAGTCTGCAGAGAACCACCTCAAGCTTCTCCAGAAGAAAGTTAATGTCGGCTACGACGAGGCCGTGCAAGAGCTGAAGGGAGCGCAACAACA ATACcacctggagctgcaggagaCGAATGAAGAGAGGAGAACCGTAGCCAGTAACCTGGTTTCTGTGTTCGCAACAGCTGCAACCCACCTGGCCATAACTGAG AAGTGTATGGAGGATCTGCACAGCAAAGTCCAGCGCATCTGCTCCAAGGCCATAGAAGAAGACGAGGCAGAGGTTCAGAACCTGCGGGAGCTTTTGAAGAGCTTTGTGTCTCAGGCAAACTGTTTATAA
- the ndc80 gene encoding kinetochore protein NDC80 homolog isoform X2 — protein MERGRKSRAGSRPSDMPMRVQDNNRMSMVYTTPQSKLPSFGKLSMSKPPSGTSERRTSFFGSRTSGASMPRNSTMAGFGGTEKIKDSRPLHDKSYVQQCIRQLHEFLTEQGYPGTLSAKTLQSPSTKEFVKMFEFIYRQLDPTFEMPKSKVEEEVPALLKALRYPFVLSKCSMYSVGAPHTWPQALGALIWLIDTVKISWSLSKQELLLSDFCEDTANIEEGAEYNKLFLDYMAETYSKFMLGEDDFEEEDEAFLTKLKRLYNVDEALLESMEEKHRFLSKELERLEKESQTDRLMTKRMEKVKLQADLKKLQSYRSKLETFTASLENKFSELTDELENTVSHLETLKHERNELQHLLQNQKFTPADVERINREKRELQQTIASLSKSLEDAEQHRWNEEIALAKVKERLDLKLAEYHKLARKLKLIPMSAENACGHDFEIRSFECGSGSGVQQKTQIKMLLRKLISDVEEEHSRFSNLKLGLEESCEQVNSNIVDKSNDLKQIRERIRKLDEQLDTDMQKLAREEQGWAAEVESAENHLKLLQKKVNVGYDEAVQELKGAQQQYHLELQETNEERRTVASNLVSVFATAATHLAITEKCMEDLHSKVQRICSKAIEEDEAEVQNLRELLKSFVSQANCL, from the exons ATGGAGCG tggaaggaaaagccGAGCAGGCAGCCGACCATCAGACATGCCGATGAGAGTTCAAGACAACAACAGGATGAGTATGGTGTACACAACACCTCAAAG TAAACTGCCTTCCTTTGGAAAGCTCAGCATGTCCAAACCACCATCTGGGACCTCTGAAAGAAGAACCAGCTTCTTTGGTTCCCG AACTAGTGGTGCCAGCATGCCGCGCAACAGCACTATGGCTGGGTTTGGTGGAACTGAGAAGATTAAAGATTCCAGACCGCTCCATGATAAATCCTATGTTCAGCAATGCATCAGGCAGCTACACGAG ttcttGACAGAACAGGGTTACCCAGGAACGTTGTCGGCTAAAACACTGCAGTCGCCCTCCACCAAGGAGTTTGTAAAGATGTTTGAGTTCATCTACCGCCAGCTTGATCCAACGTTCGAGATGCCAAAGTCTAAAGTTGAAGAGGAGGTTCCAGCTCTGCTCAAAGCCTTAAG ATACCCGTTCGTTCTCTCCAAGTGCTCCATGTATTCGGTTGGAGCTCCGCACACGTGGCCCCAGGCTCTGGGTGCTCTCATATGGCTCATCGATACCGTCAAG ATCAGCTGGAGTTTGAGTAAGCAGGAGCTTCTGTTGAGCGACTTCTGTGAGGACACTGCCAATATTGAGGAAGGAGCTGAATATAACAAG CTTTTCCTTGACTACATGGCTGAAACCTACTCCAAGTTCATGCTTGGTGAAGATGATtttgaggaagaggatgaggcGTTCCTCACCAAACTGA AGCGACTTTACAACGTTGATGAGGCCCTGCTGGAATCGATGGAGGAGAAACACCGATTCCTCAGTAAGGAACTGGAGCGTCTAGAGAAAGAGAGTCAGACG GACCGTCTGATGACAAAGAGGATGGAGAAGGTGAAGCTGCAGGCGGACCTGAAGAAGCTGCAGAGTTATCGAAGCAAACTGGAGACATTTACAGCCAGTCTGGAGAACAAATTTTCTGAACTGACAGACGAACTGGAGAACACCG TCAGCCATTTGGAGACGCTGAAGCACGAGAGGAACGAGCTCCAGCACCTCTTGCAGAACCAAAAGTTTACTCCAGCTGATGTGGAGAGAATCAACAGGGAGAAGAGGGAACTTCAGCAGACCATCGCCAGTCTCAGCAAGTCGCTTGAAGACGCCGAACAGCACAGGTGGAATGAGGAAATCGCGCTGGCGAAAGTGAAGGAGAGG CTGGACCTGAAGTTGGCCGAGTACCACAAGCTGGCCCGGAAGCTGAAACTGATCCCAATGTCTGCGGAAAACGCTTGCGGTCATGACTTTGAGATCAGGTCATTTGAATGTGGATCTGGCAGTGGAGTTCAGCAAAAAACACAGATCAAG ATGCTTCTGAGGAAGCTGATCAGTGATGTGGAGGAAGAACACAGCCGATTTTCAAACCTGAAACTCGGCCTGGAAGAGTCTTGCGAACAA gtCAACTCTAACATTGTGGACAAGTCCAACGATCTAAAGCAGATCAGAGAGCGAATCCGTAAGCTGGACGAACAGCTGGACACCGATATGCAG AAGTTGGCCCGAGAGGAGCAGGGTTGGGCAGCAGAGGTGGAGTCTGCAGAGAACCACCTCAAGCTTCTCCAGAAGAAAGTTAATGTCGGCTACGACGAGGCCGTGCAAGAGCTGAAGGGAGCGCAACAACA ATACcacctggagctgcaggagaCGAATGAAGAGAGGAGAACCGTAGCCAGTAACCTGGTTTCTGTGTTCGCAACAGCTGCAACCCACCTGGCCATAACTGAG AAGTGTATGGAGGATCTGCACAGCAAAGTCCAGCGCATCTGCTCCAAGGCCATAGAAGAAGACGAGGCAGAGGTTCAGAACCTGCGGGAGCTTTTGAAGAGCTTTGTGTCTCAGGCAAACTGTTTATAA